In Acidobacteriota bacterium, one genomic interval encodes:
- the cofD gene encoding 2-phospho-L-lactate transferase — protein MKITALAGGVGASKFLLGLARVMPPEDITIIANTGDDIELFGLRICPDIDTITYTLAGEINEDNGWGLKGDTFECLRWLARYGEAAWFNVGDRDLATDIFRTNGLRSGRSLSEVTDFIRRSLGVRSTILPMTDAYTPTRVVTDEGEMHFQEYFVRRRCEPRVRAIQFDNIDSSEPAPGVLNSILESDAVIICPSNPFISIGPILAVPGVRESLRETRATVVAITPIVGGRALKGPAADMLSDLGHEVSASAVAEIYDDVLDVFILDETDYEQAADIQSLGMRVFSTDTVMKTLDDKQHLARLVLEMLNPFHDIGVTESGATSI, from the coding sequence ATGAAAATCACGGCATTGGCAGGAGGCGTCGGCGCTTCGAAGTTTCTCCTCGGACTCGCGCGCGTGATGCCGCCCGAGGACATCACAATCATTGCCAACACCGGCGACGACATCGAGTTGTTCGGACTTCGCATCTGCCCCGACATCGACACGATCACCTACACGCTCGCGGGCGAAATCAACGAAGACAACGGGTGGGGACTGAAGGGCGACACGTTCGAATGCTTGCGATGGCTCGCGCGCTACGGCGAAGCGGCGTGGTTCAACGTTGGTGATCGGGATCTGGCTACAGACATTTTCCGGACGAACGGGCTTCGAAGCGGCCGCTCGCTCAGCGAAGTGACCGACTTCATCCGCCGGTCGCTTGGCGTTCGCTCGACGATTCTGCCGATGACCGACGCTTACACGCCCACGCGAGTGGTGACTGACGAAGGCGAGATGCACTTTCAAGAGTACTTCGTGCGTCGAAGGTGCGAGCCGCGTGTGCGTGCAATTCAGTTTGATAACATCGACTCATCCGAGCCTGCGCCCGGCGTTTTGAATTCGATTCTGGAATCTGATGCAGTGATCATTTGTCCGAGCAATCCGTTCATCAGCATCGGCCCGATTCTCGCAGTGCCCGGCGTGCGAGAATCTCTACGAGAAACTCGAGCGACGGTCGTCGCCATTACGCCGATCGTCGGGGGAAGAGCTCTGAAGGGTCCGGCGGCTGACATGCTGAGCGACCTCGGGCATGAGGTTTCGGCAAGCGCCGTCGCGGAGATCTACGACGATGTCCTGGATGTCTTCATCCTTGACGAAACGGACTACGAACAAGCAGCGGACATCCAATCGCTCGGTATGCGGGTGTTTAGCACTGACACGGTCATGAAGACCCTCGATGACAAGCAGCATCTGGCGCGGTTGGTCCTCGAAATGTTGAATCCCTTTCACGATATCGGGGTCACTGAATCAGGCGCCACATCGATATGA
- a CDS encoding aminotransferase class V-fold PLP-dependent enzyme has protein sequence MFTRRTFLRSVGSAATVASLASLREGGIDRILAASRAAGAASPDKIAADEDFWREIQQAFTVDRSLINLNNGGVSPSPRIVQDAMRRYLEFSNSAPTITMWKVLEPEVEGVRRRLAAAFGCDPEEMAITRNASESLEICIFGLDLKPGDEVLTTNQDYPRMLTSWRQRERRDGIKLKTISFPVPPPSMDDLFERFERAITPKTRVILVCHITNLTGQIFPIKRICQLGRERGIEVIVDGAHAFAHFPFKHADLDCDYYGTSLHKWLLAPHGTGFLYVRKSKIAKLWPLMAADKKQDDDIRKFEEIGTHPAANHNAISEALTFHEGIGSERKAARLRFLKDRWARRLETIKGVRILTPYDPQQSCGLANFSVEGADHAKLCAHLWERYRIICAPIAHDEFKGIRVTPNVYTTLPDIDTFCDAVEKAIRSGLAA, from the coding sequence ATGTTTACGAGACGAACCTTCCTAAGATCGGTCGGCAGCGCGGCTACCGTGGCCAGCCTCGCTTCACTTCGCGAAGGCGGCATCGATCGCATTCTTGCAGCTTCGCGAGCCGCAGGCGCAGCCTCTCCGGACAAGATCGCCGCCGATGAAGACTTCTGGCGCGAGATTCAGCAAGCGTTCACCGTCGATCGTTCGCTGATCAATCTCAACAATGGCGGCGTGAGCCCTTCCCCCCGCATCGTTCAAGACGCGATGCGCCGCTACCTCGAGTTCTCAAATTCGGCGCCGACGATCACCATGTGGAAGGTGCTCGAGCCCGAAGTCGAAGGCGTGCGCCGCAGACTGGCCGCCGCGTTCGGCTGCGACCCCGAGGAAATGGCGATAACTCGAAACGCAAGCGAGTCGCTCGAGATCTGTATCTTCGGGTTGGACCTGAAGCCCGGCGACGAAGTGCTCACAACCAATCAGGACTATCCGAGAATGCTCACTTCGTGGCGGCAACGCGAACGGCGCGACGGCATCAAGCTCAAGACGATCTCGTTCCCGGTTCCGCCGCCCTCGATGGATGATCTGTTCGAACGGTTCGAGCGCGCAATCACTCCGAAGACCAGAGTCATCCTGGTCTGTCACATCACCAACCTGACCGGCCAGATATTTCCAATCAAGCGAATCTGCCAACTGGGACGCGAGCGCGGCATCGAAGTGATCGTCGACGGGGCGCACGCGTTTGCGCATTTCCCGTTCAAGCACGCCGATCTGGACTGCGACTACTACGGCACGAGTCTGCACAAGTGGCTGCTCGCTCCTCACGGCACCGGCTTTCTCTACGTTAGAAAATCCAAGATCGCAAAGCTATGGCCGTTGATGGCCGCCGACAAGAAACAGGACGACGACATTCGCAAGTTTGAAGAGATTGGCACGCACCCGGCGGCTAATCACAACGCGATCTCCGAAGCGCTCACCTTCCACGAAGGCATAGGCAGCGAACGAAAAGCCGCGCGGCTTCGCTTCTTAAAGGACCGTTGGGCGCGCCGGCTCGAGACGATTAAGGGTGTGCGCATTTTGACGCCTTACGATCCTCAGCAGTCTTGCGGGCTGGCGAACTTCAGCGTGGAAGGCGCCGATCACGCCAAGCTTTGCGCGCACCTTTGGGAACGTTATCGAATCATCTGCGCGCCGATCGCTCACGACGAATTCAAGGGGATCAGGGTCACGCCGAACGTCTACACGACGCTGCCCGATATCGACACGTTCTGCGACGCGGTCGAGAAGGCGATTCGCTCAGGGTTGGCGGCGTGA
- the npdG gene encoding NADPH-dependent F420 reductase, giving the protein MNINELSVGLIGGTGEEGRGLALRWALAGAQVSIGSRTLDRAKATADELNQLLDVRAGQLASPRIGYGENRDVIAGCEFALLTVPFAHAASTLETHRQDFGEGSILIDITVPVSFEQGRVRYVELPEGSASEHLKKLLPESIPLVAAFKTEPAHLLAEIDEPLDCDSFVASDSKEAKSRVMEAIAFIKGLRAVDAGTLYSARTLERMTVLAIGINRRHKIKTARYRVIGL; this is encoded by the coding sequence ATGAACATCAACGAACTCAGCGTAGGACTCATCGGCGGCACCGGCGAAGAAGGCCGCGGGCTGGCGCTTCGATGGGCGCTGGCTGGTGCGCAAGTGTCGATCGGTTCGCGCACCCTCGATCGCGCAAAGGCCACCGCCGATGAGCTGAATCAACTCCTGGATGTGCGCGCGGGGCAGTTGGCGTCGCCACGCATCGGCTACGGTGAGAATCGGGATGTGATCGCCGGGTGCGAGTTCGCGCTGCTCACAGTTCCGTTTGCGCACGCGGCTTCCACGCTCGAAACTCACCGGCAGGATTTCGGCGAAGGCTCGATCTTGATCGACATAACCGTGCCGGTCTCGTTCGAGCAGGGCCGTGTGCGCTACGTTGAGCTTCCGGAAGGTTCGGCGAGCGAGCACCTCAAGAAACTGCTGCCGGAGAGTATCCCGCTCGTTGCCGCTTTCAAGACCGAGCCGGCTCACCTGCTAGCCGAAATCGATGAGCCTCTCGATTGCGATTCGTTCGTGGCCAGCGATTCGAAAGAAGCGAAGTCGCGAGTGATGGAAGCGATCGCGTTCATCAAGGGCTTGCGAGCCGTCGATGCCGGAACGCTCTACAGCGCGCGCACGCTCGAGCGGATGACCGTGCTCGCGATCGGCATCAATCGAAGGCACAAGATCAAGACCGCGCGCTATCGAGTAATTGGTCTGTAG
- a CDS encoding STAS-like domain-containing protein, with the protein MSTREFGKPATPAGFLMPATSLLFNMIEIKVPSGIEGFVEDKDLARSLRNEKIIPALNAGERVVIDFSEVKYATQSFVHALVGEALRRFGDKALNEIEFRNCSQQLKSVIELVVDYSFTSFIGQGVVESAQFERKI; encoded by the coding sequence ATGAGCACACGAGAGTTCGGAAAGCCCGCGACACCAGCGGGCTTTTTGATGCCCGCAACGAGCTTACTTTTCAACATGATTGAAATCAAAGTACCATCGGGCATAGAAGGTTTCGTGGAGGACAAGGACCTCGCAAGGAGCCTTCGGAACGAGAAGATCATCCCCGCGCTCAATGCTGGAGAACGAGTAGTCATTGACTTCTCTGAAGTGAAATACGCAACTCAATCCTTTGTGCATGCGTTGGTCGGCGAAGCTTTAAGGCGCTTCGGGGACAAGGCTCTCAATGAGATAGAGTTTCGTAATTGCTCTCAACAACTGAAAAGCGTAATCGAACTTGTAGTCGACTATTCATTCACCAGCTTTATTGGACAGGGAGTAGTTGAGTCGGCGCAGTTTGAAAGGAAGATTTGA
- a CDS encoding acetylornithine deacetylase/succinyl-diaminopimelate desuccinylase family protein has protein sequence MTTPEKQVLARVDDLADEMVEWLRQLVRIPTVNPPGENYKDCAHFVGDKLREFGYEVSFIEAAGRPECTPEHPRVNVIGHLNGLRFHPTLHFNGHIDVVPPGAGWTLDPFAAEMLDGRIYGRGVTDQKAGIAASLFAVEAIRRAGFKLAGSVEQSATVDEESGGFAGVAYLAEHGYVRPDLIDYVIITEPLDYDRICLGHRGVYWFEVLMHGRIAHGSMPFLGVSAIDRMARLIERIERQLKPKLAERRTRMPVEPEGARSATINVNAIVGGQDPDSPQTPCVADLCRAVFDRRFLIEEKLEDAREEFIELIEQLRADDAELQYELKDLMIVHPTMTAPESQLVKTMSAVITETVGREPPLIASPGTYDQKHFSRIAGIEQCIAYGPGILNLAHQPDEYCEIEHLTAACKAMALGTMKLVGVE, from the coding sequence ATGACGACACCTGAGAAACAAGTCCTGGCCCGCGTCGATGACCTCGCTGATGAAATGGTCGAGTGGCTTCGGCAACTCGTCCGCATTCCTACCGTCAACCCGCCGGGCGAAAACTACAAAGATTGCGCGCACTTCGTCGGCGATAAGCTAAGAGAGTTCGGCTACGAGGTGAGCTTCATCGAAGCGGCCGGCCGCCCCGAATGCACGCCCGAACATCCGCGCGTCAACGTCATCGGTCATCTGAACGGCTTGCGCTTTCATCCCACGCTTCACTTCAACGGCCACATCGACGTAGTGCCGCCGGGCGCCGGGTGGACGCTCGATCCGTTCGCCGCCGAGATGCTAGACGGACGAATTTATGGCCGCGGCGTGACTGATCAAAAAGCCGGGATCGCCGCGTCGTTGTTCGCAGTCGAGGCGATTCGCCGCGCGGGATTCAAGCTCGCGGGATCGGTTGAACAGAGCGCAACCGTCGATGAAGAGAGCGGCGGGTTCGCAGGCGTAGCGTATCTTGCCGAGCATGGCTATGTCAGACCGGATCTGATCGATTACGTGATCATCACCGAGCCGCTCGATTACGATCGGATCTGTTTGGGCCACCGCGGCGTGTATTGGTTTGAAGTCTTGATGCACGGACGAATCGCCCACGGCAGCATGCCGTTTCTGGGGGTGAGCGCGATTGATCGAATGGCCCGGCTGATCGAGCGAATCGAACGTCAGCTCAAGCCTAAGCTTGCCGAGCGCCGGACTCGAATGCCGGTCGAGCCCGAAGGCGCTCGCAGCGCTACGATCAACGTGAACGCGATTGTCGGCGGTCAGGATCCCGACTCGCCTCAAACGCCCTGCGTCGCCGATCTGTGTCGAGCGGTGTTCGACCGCCGGTTCCTGATCGAAGAGAAGCTCGAAGACGCGCGCGAAGAGTTCATCGAGCTGATCGAGCAATTGCGCGCCGATGACGCCGAGCTTCAATATGAGTTGAAGGATTTGATGATCGTCCATCCGACGATGACCGCGCCCGAGTCGCAGCTTGTGAAAACGATGAGCGCTGTGATCACCGAAACTGTCGGCCGCGAACCGCCGCTGATCGCCAGCCCGGGCACTTATGATCAAAAGCACTTCTCGCGGATCGCCGGCATCGAGCAGTGCATAGCTTACGGGCCGGGGATACTCAACCTTGCGCATCAACCTGATGAGTATTGCGAGATCGAGCATCTGACGGCTGCTTGCAAGGCGATGGCGCTGGGGACAATGAAGTTGGTGGGAGTCGAGTGA
- a CDS encoding SpoIVB peptidase S55 domain-containing protein gives MKHVFTAFCCIAILTVVALASDSASNPNLMPLDQVRPGMKGYGMSVFQGSKPERFEVEILGTLEGMPNPKQSIVIARLSGPLVDRTGVFAGMSGSPVYIDGKLVGAVAYAFPFAKEPIAGITPIKNMIDIFEQGQKEEQPRSSQSVSFKTLIGQSTTTSFDLLPALPSAQLGARAASNVALMPYVGQTIVPIATPVTFSGISQNVLEAFAGDLRKIGIQPIAGVGGGSSLGPMVPANEDTLAAGSSVSVQLVRGDFTIDAAGTVTYRDGGRIYAFGHPFLSSGATSWPMAESSIVTVVPNLNNSFKLSAAGNLVGSINQDRSVGVYGQLGEKPRMVPVRLTVHTSRNKTESYSFEIVSDPFLTPLLTRITMFSAITATERQIGNQTLKLGGRIQIKGQPDILLDNSFASPNGAALFAVNAVAQPLAVLLNSGFNALDLRGIELDVTSTDSRSSGSLNRLWVDKTEVRRGESIEMQAFARNDNGSEFVERIPLMIPADAPIGPVVITVGDGASLNQADRAQPSADFSPRDLGQLVRAINKLKRNNRLYVRVLRPGTGAIVNNEEMPVLPPSMLATLGSSRTSGGFTPLSVATLAEHELPPSQFIISGQQTITINVVR, from the coding sequence ATGAAGCATGTTTTCACCGCATTCTGTTGCATAGCCATCCTCACCGTTGTCGCGCTGGCTTCCGACTCGGCATCAAACCCGAACTTAATGCCGCTCGATCAAGTTCGCCCGGGAATGAAGGGTTACGGCATGAGCGTATTTCAGGGTTCAAAGCCCGAGCGGTTCGAGGTCGAAATCCTTGGAACACTCGAGGGCATGCCCAACCCTAAACAGAGCATCGTGATCGCGCGTTTGAGCGGTCCGCTTGTCGATCGCACCGGAGTATTCGCGGGCATGAGCGGCAGCCCGGTCTACATCGACGGCAAGCTGGTCGGCGCGGTGGCCTATGCGTTTCCGTTCGCCAAGGAGCCTATCGCCGGAATCACGCCGATCAAAAACATGATCGACATCTTCGAACAAGGGCAAAAAGAAGAGCAGCCTCGATCGAGCCAAAGCGTCAGCTTCAAGACACTGATAGGGCAGAGCACCACCACTTCATTTGATTTGCTGCCTGCTTTGCCTTCCGCGCAACTCGGCGCTCGAGCCGCAAGCAATGTTGCGCTGATGCCTTACGTCGGTCAAACCATTGTTCCCATTGCCACGCCCGTAACCTTTTCAGGCATTTCTCAAAACGTGCTCGAAGCGTTCGCCGGCGACCTGAGAAAAATCGGCATTCAACCGATTGCCGGGGTGGGCGGTGGATCGAGCCTCGGGCCAATGGTTCCGGCCAACGAAGACACGTTGGCGGCGGGCTCATCCGTAAGCGTGCAATTAGTGCGTGGAGACTTCACGATCGACGCTGCCGGCACGGTGACCTATCGCGACGGCGGGCGCATCTACGCGTTCGGCCATCCGTTTCTCAGCTCAGGCGCCACAAGCTGGCCGATGGCAGAGTCGTCGATCGTTACAGTCGTGCCAAACTTGAACAACTCATTCAAGCTTTCGGCGGCCGGCAATCTGGTCGGCTCGATCAATCAGGATCGCTCTGTCGGGGTGTATGGCCAGTTGGGTGAGAAGCCGCGAATGGTTCCAGTCCGCCTGACCGTTCATACCAGCCGGAACAAGACCGAGAGCTACAGCTTCGAAATAGTCTCTGATCCGTTTCTGACTCCGCTGCTGACCCGGATAACAATGTTCTCGGCAATAACCGCGACCGAGCGTCAGATTGGAAACCAGACGCTTAAGCTCGGCGGCCGCATCCAGATTAAGGGGCAGCCGGACATCCTGCTCGACAACAGCTTCGCTTCGCCGAACGGCGCGGCGCTGTTTGCGGTGAACGCGGTCGCGCAACCGCTGGCAGTATTACTCAACAGCGGCTTCAACGCGCTTGACCTGCGCGGCATCGAGCTCGACGTCACCTCGACCGACAGCCGATCGAGCGGCAGCTTGAACCGGTTGTGGGTAGACAAGACTGAAGTGCGTCGCGGCGAGAGCATCGAGATGCAAGCGTTTGCCCGAAACGACAACGGCAGCGAGTTCGTCGAGCGAATACCGTTGATGATTCCGGCCGACGCGCCGATTGGCCCGGTAGTGATCACGGTCGGCGACGGCGCCTCGCTCAATCAAGCGGACCGCGCACAGCCATCTGCGGATTTCTCGCCGAGGGATCTGGGTCAACTGGTTCGCGCCATCAACAAGCTGAAGAGGAACAATCGGCTCTACGTCAGGGTGTTGCGCCCGGGGACCGGCGCCATCGTCAACAACGAAGAGATGCCGGTGCTGCCGCCGTCGATGCTGGCGACGCTCGGATCGAGCCGCACATCCGGCGGCTTCACGCCGCTGTCGGTGGCTACGCTTGCTGAACACGAGCTTCCGCCGTCGCAGTTCATCATCAGCGGTCAGCAGACGATAACAATCAACGTGGTCCGGTGA
- the cofE gene encoding coenzyme F420-0:L-glutamate ligase, with translation MTTKIELIGLPGMPEVAGGDDVASLIATALGDAGIEVVDGDVFVVAQKIISKAERRIVHLDSVTPSSRAREWAAAYDKDARVVEVVLRESKRIVRMERGVLISETEHGFVCANAGVDTSNVAEGMVTLLPKDPDESARRIQTALKQAFGVRLAVIVSDTFGRPWREGLVNVALGVSGIAPLIDYRGQKDSHGRPLQVTVIAIADELASAAELVMKKSVGIPVAIIRGFDYESRDASGRELIRVPELDLFR, from the coding sequence GTGACCACCAAGATCGAACTAATCGGACTACCGGGAATGCCGGAAGTGGCCGGCGGCGATGATGTCGCCTCTCTGATCGCTACGGCTCTCGGCGATGCCGGGATCGAAGTCGTCGACGGCGATGTGTTCGTCGTCGCGCAGAAGATCATTTCGAAAGCCGAACGCCGGATCGTGCATCTGGATTCTGTTACACCCTCATCACGCGCTCGAGAGTGGGCCGCCGCTTATGACAAAGACGCTCGCGTCGTTGAAGTCGTGCTGCGCGAGTCGAAGCGGATCGTTCGCATGGAGCGCGGTGTGCTGATCTCGGAGACCGAGCACGGCTTCGTGTGCGCCAACGCGGGCGTCGATACTTCAAACGTCGCCGAAGGGATGGTGACTCTGCTGCCCAAAGATCCCGACGAATCAGCTCGAAGGATTCAGACAGCGCTTAAACAGGCATTCGGGGTACGCCTCGCGGTGATTGTGTCTGACACCTTCGGCCGCCCGTGGCGCGAGGGACTGGTGAACGTCGCGCTCGGGGTCTCGGGCATAGCGCCGCTGATCGACTATCGCGGCCAGAAGGACTCACACGGTCGCCCGTTGCAAGTCACCGTCATCGCAATTGCGGACGAGCTTGCCTCGGCGGCGGAGCTGGTGATGAAGAAGAGCGTTGGAATCCCCGTCGCGATCATTCGCGGCTTCGACTATGAATCGCGCGATGCGTCAGGCCGCGAGTTGATCCGCGTTCCCGAGCTTGATTTGTTTCGATGA
- the cofC gene encoding 2-phospho-L-lactate guanylyltransferase, protein MKALLIPIKDPTNAKTRLADLLSAEERRRLAWAMFEDVSRAVAAARKPDRVVMVTSFAPAVDRARELGWDVLIEESQVSESASVDWASRILSERGFDTVMRLPADLPLVRGADIDELLSIELESPGALLVPSREGTGTNAIIRTPPYLFPSRFGPDSRALHQQEAARVGVECMIVNNPRIALDIDEPADVAHLLEEGGGAQTVAALSEMRAFERLQDVRR, encoded by the coding sequence ATGAAAGCGCTTCTCATCCCAATCAAAGATCCAACCAATGCGAAGACTCGGCTTGCAGACTTGCTGTCAGCCGAGGAGCGTCGGCGCCTGGCTTGGGCGATGTTCGAAGACGTTAGCCGGGCAGTCGCCGCGGCGCGCAAGCCAGATCGGGTCGTGATGGTTACAAGCTTTGCGCCGGCCGTCGACCGCGCGCGCGAACTCGGATGGGATGTGTTGATCGAAGAATCGCAGGTCTCGGAAAGCGCGTCCGTTGATTGGGCCTCGCGCATACTGAGCGAACGCGGCTTCGATACGGTGATGAGGCTGCCCGCCGACCTGCCACTTGTGCGAGGCGCGGACATCGACGAGCTTCTCTCGATCGAGCTTGAGTCGCCCGGCGCGCTGCTTGTGCCTTCGCGAGAGGGTACAGGCACGAACGCGATTATTCGCACGCCGCCGTATCTGTTTCCGTCGCGGTTCGGTCCTGATTCGCGCGCGTTGCACCAGCAAGAAGCAGCGCGCGTTGGTGTTGAATGCATGATTGTGAATAACCCTCGCATCGCGCTGGACATCGACGAACCCGCCGATGTAGCTCACTTGCTCGAAGAAGGCGGCGGCGCCCAAACAGTCGCCGCTTTGAGTGAGATGAGAGCTTTCGAACGGCTGCAGGATGTGAGACGCTGA
- a CDS encoding class I SAM-dependent rRNA methyltransferase, whose translation MPTTVTITKRGVQRVRARHCWVYRSDVSEAKAARPGDLVSVSDSAGRVIGRALFSSRSQIALRMVAFEDVEIDRDFWLARLMSAERLRNQLVGGTTAYRLVYGESDLLPSLIVDRYNDCFVIQTLSQGMDALKQMWIELLVERYHPRAIVERNEARVRDLEGLPRTTGVVYGSDPAELIIEESGVRLAVNLVEGQKTGMFLDQRENRIAARGYARGRALDCFTYQGAFALHLARGAELVIAVDVSAPAIAAARRNAELNGTGNIELIEANVFDFLREMEHAGERFDVINLDPPAFAKNRGSIEAAARGYKEINLRAMKMLTPGGTLITSTCSYHMSEESFLNVLADAAADAGRSVQIVEKRTQARDHPVLISMPETHYLKCMILRIG comes from the coding sequence ATGCCGACAACGGTCACCATAACAAAGCGAGGCGTCCAACGGGTGCGGGCGCGGCACTGCTGGGTCTACCGAAGCGACGTGTCTGAGGCGAAAGCGGCGCGGCCGGGTGATCTCGTATCCGTCTCGGATTCGGCCGGCCGGGTGATCGGTCGCGCGCTATTCAGCTCGCGTTCGCAGATAGCCCTTCGCATGGTCGCGTTCGAGGACGTCGAGATCGACAGAGACTTCTGGCTCGCGCGGCTTATGTCTGCCGAGCGATTGCGTAACCAGCTCGTGGGCGGCACGACTGCGTACCGGCTGGTCTACGGCGAAAGCGATTTGCTGCCGTCACTGATCGTCGATCGTTACAACGACTGCTTCGTCATTCAAACCCTGTCGCAGGGCATGGACGCGCTCAAGCAGATGTGGATCGAGCTGCTGGTCGAGCGATACCATCCGCGTGCCATCGTCGAGCGCAATGAAGCGCGGGTTCGCGATCTCGAAGGCTTGCCTCGCACGACGGGCGTGGTCTACGGCTCAGACCCCGCCGAACTCATTATCGAGGAGAGCGGAGTGCGGCTCGCTGTTAATCTGGTCGAAGGACAAAAGACCGGCATGTTCCTGGATCAGCGCGAGAACCGGATCGCCGCACGCGGCTACGCTCGTGGCCGAGCGCTCGACTGTTTTACGTATCAAGGCGCATTCGCGCTTCACCTGGCGCGCGGAGCCGAGCTCGTAATCGCCGTTGACGTTTCAGCTCCGGCAATCGCGGCGGCCAGGCGAAACGCCGAGCTGAATGGCACGGGCAATATCGAGTTAATCGAGGCGAACGTGTTCGACTTCTTACGCGAGATGGAGCACGCGGGCGAGCGTTTCGATGTGATCAACCTTGATCCGCCGGCTTTTGCTAAGAACCGCGGTTCGATTGAAGCGGCGGCCCGCGGCTACAAAGAGATCAACTTGCGAGCAATGAAGATGCTAACCCCCGGCGGCACGCTGATCACTTCCACCTGCTCGTATCATATGAGCGAAGAGTCATTCTTGAACGTGCTCGCCGATGCTGCTGCGGACGCGGGCCGCAGCGTGCAGATAGTAGAGAAGCGCACTCAGGCGCGAGATCATCCGGTGTTGATCTCGATGCCCGAGACTCATTATCTGAAGTGCATGATCTTGCGAATCGGATGA
- the folK gene encoding 2-amino-4-hydroxy-6-hydroxymethyldihydropteridine diphosphokinase, whose amino-acid sequence MTNGDRSKESEIAVYLGLGSNIGDREANLREAIERIKALGLEIKSESSLYETEPVGFTDQPWFLNQVIETTILAGLTSEYGPVLWDPEAIATVGAEAVLSELLKIEREMGRERTIANGPRVIDIDLLLFGDLIIAHSKDDEEWPFIDRNDVFVPHPRMHVRRFVLEPLCEIAPEIVHPVLKTSCRKILASLDDPSAVRLYNKSR is encoded by the coding sequence ATGACAAACGGCGACCGCTCAAAAGAATCGGAGATCGCAGTCTATCTCGGGCTCGGCTCGAACATCGGGGACCGCGAAGCTAATCTGCGCGAAGCCATTGAACGCATCAAAGCGCTAGGGCTTGAGATCAAGAGCGAGTCGTCTCTTTACGAAACAGAACCCGTTGGCTTCACGGATCAGCCGTGGTTTCTGAATCAGGTGATCGAGACGACGATACTTGCTGGACTGACGTCGGAATACGGGCCGGTTCTCTGGGATCCCGAGGCGATCGCCACCGTTGGAGCCGAGGCTGTTCTTTCCGAACTACTCAAAATTGAGCGCGAGATGGGGCGCGAACGCACAATCGCAAACGGCCCTCGGGTGATCGACATCGATTTGCTTCTGTTTGGCGACCTGATCATCGCGCATTCGAAAGATGACGAAGAGTGGCCGTTCATAGACCGAAACGACGTCTTCGTGCCTCACCCGCGCATGCACGTGCGCCGCTTCGTGCTCGAGCCGCTATGCGAGATCGCGCCCGAGATTGTGCACCCTGTACTGAAAACGTCCTGCCGCAAAATCCTCGCTTCGCTTGATGATCCTTCAGCGGTTAGACTCTACAATAAAAGTCGATGA